CGAAGAAATATCTAACCCAAAAACTTTTGCATCCGTCAGGTTTTTATCCAAAGAAATCGGAATACACCCGCTTCCTGTACCCATATCTAAAATGGTCAACGTTTTAGCTGCAGTTTTAAAATCATCTAAAATCCAACGGACCAATTCTTCGGTTTCTGGTCTGGGTATCAATACATTTTTATTAACCTTAAAATCCAGGTCCATAAAATATGCTGTGCCTATAATATGTTGTATAGGTTTTTCTAATTTTAATTTTGATAAGGCATTGAAAATAATAGTCTCCTGCTCTTTATCAATAACTAACTCTGGCTGAATAGCTAATACAAAGCGTTCTAAATCAAAATAGTGCTCAATAAGCAAATAGAAGAAACTATTGACTTCTTCTTTCCCGTAAAGAACATCTAACTCGGTATGAAAAATATTTTTAATCTCCCTTAAAAGCACAACTACAAGGTTTTAAGCATGAAAACGGGACAAGAATAATGACCTGTATCGCCCATTCTGGCATCTATGTATTCAAAACCCATTTTCGTATATAATTTTTGGGCAGCCTCCATATATGGCATGGTCTCTAAATAACAGGCATCAAAACCATATTCTTTGGCACGCTCTATGCAAACTGTAATCATTTTATGACCTACACCTTTACCCCTAGCTGCCTCCAAAAAGTACATTTTCTGAAGTTCGCATACATTTCCCTCATAATTATCCAATTGAGCAACACCTGCACAACCTAATATTAAACCATTTTCTTCTATTACAAAATAAGTAGCCTTTGGTTTATCATAATGCTCAAACATTTTATCTAATGAAGGATCCGCATAAGCTGTACCCACTTTTGGCACCCCTAAATCCGTTAATACTTGCCGTATAACTTTAGCTACGTGTGGGTTATCTTCCTTTCTGATTTCCCGAATAATTACATTTTCCATAGAAACAAGACAATAGGTATTAAAGTATTATTTTTGAGGTGTGAAGATACGGGATATGCATATAAAGGTAAAGTTTGATGTTCAATAATAATCTAGCCCGTAATAAAAAAATGCCGTTACAATTAGATGATCTTTCTATTGATGAAAACTATATGCTTCGTTGCGTACAAATAGCAAATAACGGACTAGGCATTACCGCACCCAACCCAATGGTAGGCGCTTTAATTGTTTGTGATAATACTATTATTGGCGAAGGATTTACCAGTGCTTATGGTGGTTCTCACGCTGAGGTTAATGCTATAAATTCTGTTAAGAACTCCTCATTATTAAAATCATCTACCCTTTATGTGACTTTAGAACCTTGTTCCCATTACGGAAAAACGCCACCTTGTGCAGACTTGATTATAAAAATGGGAATCCCTAGAGTTGTCATAGGAATTAAAGATCCACATGAAAAAGTAGCCGGTAACGGAATTAAGAAACTTGAAGAAGCAGGTTGTGAAGTTAAGATCGGTGTTTTACAAAAAGAATGCCTAGAACACCATAAACGTTTTCTTACATTTTTTACTAAAAGACGACCCTATATCATTTTAAAATGGGCAGAAACGGCTGACGGATTTATTGCTCCCGAACCTACCAAACGCGAAGAAGAAAAAAAACCCTATTGGATTACCAATACCAAATCGAGACAATTAGTGCACAAATGGCGAAGTGAAGAAGCAGGAATTTTAGCTGGCACTAAAACAGTTTTGGCCGATAATCCACAATTAAACTTAAGAGATTGGGCTGGCAAAGCACCTACACGCATTGTTTTAGATAGAAGCTTGAAGATTCCTTCTGATTTT
The genomic region above belongs to Maribacter hydrothermalis and contains:
- the ribD gene encoding bifunctional diaminohydroxyphosphoribosylaminopyrimidine deaminase/5-amino-6-(5-phosphoribosylamino)uracil reductase RibD is translated as MFNNNLARNKKMPLQLDDLSIDENYMLRCVQIANNGLGITAPNPMVGALIVCDNTIIGEGFTSAYGGSHAEVNAINSVKNSSLLKSSTLYVTLEPCSHYGKTPPCADLIIKMGIPRVVIGIKDPHEKVAGNGIKKLEEAGCEVKIGVLQKECLEHHKRFLTFFTKRRPYIILKWAETADGFIAPEPTKREEEKKPYWITNTKSRQLVHKWRSEEAGILAGTKTVLADNPQLNLRDWAGKAPTRIVLDRSLKIPSDFHVFDCKQKTIICTEITDRKADIEGITYKIINFNSDVPQQLCNMMYEEQIQSVIIEGGSQTLQSFIEANLWDEARIFRGANSFTKGIAAPKIVGHTQQQIQILTDQLTIVRND
- a CDS encoding GNAT family N-acetyltransferase — protein: MENVIIREIRKEDNPHVAKVIRQVLTDLGVPKVGTAYADPSLDKMFEHYDKPKATYFVIEENGLILGCAGVAQLDNYEGNVCELQKMYFLEAARGKGVGHKMITVCIERAKEYGFDACYLETMPYMEAAQKLYTKMGFEYIDARMGDTGHYSCPVFMLKTL
- the prmC gene encoding peptide chain release factor N(5)-glutamine methyltransferase, which translates into the protein MLLREIKNIFHTELDVLYGKEEVNSFFYLLIEHYFDLERFVLAIQPELVIDKEQETIIFNALSKLKLEKPIQHIIGTAYFMDLDFKVNKNVLIPRPETEELVRWILDDFKTAAKTLTILDMGTGSGCIPISLDKNLTDAKVFGLDISSDALEVAKENNGLLNASVEFIQADIFSLKNGTSVKELNQKFDIIISNPPYVRELEKAEMKKNVIDHEPSLALFVPDNDPLKFYNVVVNFAADHLNKNGCLYLEINQYLGEETKQLLLDSNFKTIELRKDMFGNDRMIKGTKK